Proteins encoded together in one Mobula birostris isolate sMobBir1 chromosome 9, sMobBir1.hap1, whole genome shotgun sequence window:
- the LOC140202947 gene encoding hemoglobin subunit beta-like gives MGKLTDGEINYIKDTWESLDKKGITARALARVFVVYPWTTRLFSKLRGKFAAGDPGVQEHAEKVAKALGDTVKSINKMEEALGPLSERHQTIGVDTQNFRTFIVELALQSKGAFTSEAHKATYKFLRQVANGLS, from the exons ATGGGGAAATTAACTGACGGAGAGATCAACTACATTAAGGATACTTGGGAAAGTTTGGATAAGAAGGGGATAACTGCACGTGCTCTTGCAAG GGTGTTCGTTGTCTACCCCTGGACAACCAGGCTGTTTTCAAAGCTCAGGGGGAAATTTGCTGCTGGTGACCCTGGTGTTCAAGAACATGCAGAAAAAGTGGCGAAGGCTCTGGGTGACACAGTCAAAAGCATAAATAAAATGGAAGAAGCCCTGGGCCCTCTCAGTGAGAGACATCAGACAATCGGAGTGGACACGCAAAACTTCAGG ACCTTCATCGTTGAACTTGCCCTTCAGTCTAAAGGTGCATTCACATCTGAGGCACATAAAGCCACATACAAATTTCTCAGACAGGTGGCAAATGGTCTCTCCTGA
- the LOC140202946 gene encoding hemoglobin subunit alpha-like, with product MVLSEGNKQIIRKLAKDIKDNAEALGADALARLFLLHPQTKTYFKKFTSFKANDASVKAHGCRVMDAVVGAAQHLDNLGEQLNFLAHKHGEELLVDPHNFHLFADCIAVTLAVHLPVFTPEVHCAVDKFLELLSHHLSSKYR from the exons ATGGTGCTCTCAGAAGGCAACAAACAGATAATACGAAAACTGGCCAAAGATATAAAGGACAATGCTGAAGCTTTGGGTGCTGATGCATTAGCCAG GTTGTTTTTGCTCCATCCACAAACTAAGACATACTTCAAGAAATTCACTAGCTTCAAAGCCAATGACGCATCTGTCAAAGCGCATGGCTGCCGGGTAATGGATGCTGTGGTGGGTGCAGCCCAACACTTGGACAACCTGGGTGAACAGCTGAACTTCCTTGCCCACAAACATGGTGAAGAACTTCTGGTGGATCCTCATAACTTCCAC CTATTTGCTGATTGCATAGCAGTCACTCTGGCCGTTCACTTGCCTGTGTTCACCCCTGAAGTTCATTGTGCTGTTGACAAATTCCTTGAGCTGCTTTCACATCATTTGAGCTCCAAGTACCGTTAA